The Streptomyces tendae genome has a window encoding:
- a CDS encoding HipA family kinase — MLKQVTATRYVEPLHSGGSVPGVVEADDLGTYVVKFTGSAQGRKALVAEVIVGELARALGLRFPELVLVDFDPAIADAEPHQEVRELHAASAGTNLGMDYLPGARDLTPEVAEVFPVDPLEAGRIVWLDALTVNVDRTVHSSNLVVWPTLGVAPPRLWLIDHGAALVFHHRWEGSDPAKAYDFRHHALGRFGPDVRAADAELAPKVTEELLRSIAAEVPDGWLADDPRFAGPDAVREAYVTYLHSRARASRAWLPTDFPSAGELAEENARRAARTRSQRPDWLKRVPDLHGKPAAQQDWSAHLG; from the coding sequence ATGCTGAAGCAGGTCACCGCGACCCGTTACGTCGAGCCCCTGCACTCCGGGGGCTCGGTGCCCGGCGTCGTCGAGGCGGACGACCTCGGCACCTACGTCGTGAAGTTCACCGGCTCCGCGCAGGGCCGCAAGGCGCTGGTCGCCGAGGTGATCGTCGGGGAGCTGGCGCGGGCGCTCGGCCTGCGCTTCCCCGAGCTGGTGCTGGTGGACTTCGACCCGGCGATCGCGGACGCGGAACCCCACCAGGAGGTGCGCGAGCTGCACGCCGCCAGCGCCGGGACCAACCTCGGCATGGACTACCTGCCGGGCGCCCGCGACCTCACCCCGGAGGTCGCGGAGGTGTTCCCCGTCGATCCGCTGGAGGCCGGCCGGATCGTCTGGCTCGACGCCCTCACGGTCAACGTGGACCGGACCGTGCACAGCTCCAACCTGGTGGTCTGGCCGACGCTCGGCGTGGCGCCCCCGCGGCTGTGGCTCATCGACCACGGGGCCGCCCTGGTCTTCCACCACCGCTGGGAGGGTTCCGACCCGGCGAAGGCCTACGACTTCCGGCACCACGCGCTCGGCCGCTTCGGTCCCGACGTACGCGCGGCCGACGCCGAACTGGCGCCCAAGGTCACCGAGGAGCTGCTGCGGTCCATCGCCGCCGAGGTTCCCGACGGCTGGCTGGCGGACGACCCCCGTTTCGCCGGCCCGGACGCGGTCCGCGAGGCGTACGTGACCTACCTGCACTCCCGCGCGCGGGCCTCGCGGGCCTGGCTGCCCACCGACTTCCCGAGCGCCGGCGAGCTGGCCGAGGAGAACGCCCGGCGCGCCGCGCGGACCCGGTCGCAGCGCCCCGACTGGCTCAAACGCGTCCCCGACCTGCACGGCAAGCCCGCCGCGCAGCAGGACTGGTCGGCGCACCTCGGCTGA